A region from the Actinomycetota bacterium genome encodes:
- a CDS encoding WYL domain-containing protein — MADALERLVNLALYFADAKGPVTAEQIRTEVAGYPRAQDEAAFLRMFERDKEDLRAAGLAITHDQEAPGGLYALDPSATFAAEVRFTRAELAALHAIGVALAGDPAFPFADDLRLALAKVVPDLDADGTAPAAARLADEDPEAQGASVALLAAAVEARKTVWFGYTNALGESRSREVEPYGLFLRDGRWYLVGHDTATDAAGGPRVYAAARMRAPEANAKQPKSPDFERPEGFDVRSFVGLPFQYGGGEPFEAHLTFSPSDAWRAPALTGGAGTLDAAADGSLAWSIPARDPRRLAQWVVENGPGIAIAGPPEAVAMLRDGLAEAVSAHAG; from the coding sequence GTGGCCGACGCGCTCGAACGCCTCGTGAACCTCGCCCTGTACTTCGCCGACGCGAAGGGCCCCGTCACCGCGGAGCAGATCCGCACCGAGGTCGCCGGCTACCCGCGGGCCCAAGACGAGGCCGCGTTCCTGCGCATGTTCGAGCGCGACAAGGAGGACCTGCGCGCCGCGGGGCTCGCGATCACGCACGACCAGGAGGCGCCCGGCGGCCTCTACGCCCTCGACCCGTCCGCGACCTTCGCCGCCGAGGTCCGCTTCACGCGCGCCGAACTCGCCGCCCTGCACGCGATCGGGGTGGCGCTCGCCGGCGACCCCGCGTTCCCGTTCGCGGACGACCTGCGACTCGCGCTGGCCAAGGTCGTACCCGACCTCGATGCCGACGGCACCGCACCCGCCGCCGCGCGGCTGGCCGACGAGGACCCGGAGGCGCAGGGTGCATCCGTCGCGCTGTTGGCCGCCGCCGTCGAGGCGCGCAAGACCGTGTGGTTCGGCTACACGAACGCACTCGGCGAGTCGCGGTCGCGCGAGGTCGAGCCGTACGGGCTGTTCCTGCGCGACGGGCGCTGGTACCTGGTGGGCCACGATACCGCCACGGACGCCGCCGGCGGGCCGCGCGTGTACGCCGCCGCGCGCATGCGCGCGCCCGAGGCCAACGCCAAGCAGCCCAAGTCGCCGGACTTCGAGCGGCCTGAGGGCTTCGACGTGCGCAGCTTCGTCGGCCTGCCGTTCCAGTACGGCGGCGGCGAGCCGTTCGAGGCGCACCTGACGTTCTCGCCGTCGGACGCATGGCGCGCGCCGGCGCTCACCGGCGGCGCAGGGACGCTGGACGCCGCCGCCGACGGCTCGCTCGCCTGGAGCATCCCCGCCCGAGACCCGCGACGGCTCGCGCAGTGGGTGGTCGAGAACGGACCCGGCATCGCGATCGCCGGGCCGCCGGAAGCGGTCGCGATGCTGCGCGACGGCCTCGCCGAGGCGGTGAGCGCCCATGCCGGCTAG